A region of the Pseudomonas anguilliseptica genome:
CAATCGCCGGATGGATCGGTGTACCGGTCTGCGCATCCCACACCAGGGTGGTCTCACGCTGATTGGTGATGCCGATGGCCGCCACATCGCCGGCACTCAGACCGCTCTGCTTGAGCGCCTCACGGCAGACCTTGAGGGTGCTCAGCCATAGCTCTTCGCCGTCATGCTCAACCCAGCCATCCTGCGGGAAGTACTGTTTGAACTCCTGCTGCGCACGCGCCACGGGCAGCCCTTGGGCACTGAAGACAATCGCCCGGCTGCTGGTGGTGCCCTGGTCGATGGCAAGCAGGTAATGAGACATGTAGATATCCTTGTTTTTATAAGTTGTAGAGCGGCGACTAGCCGCGACCAATAGGTGCAAACAACGCCTGGGTCAGCTGCGCCAGCACGCCGGCCTCCAGCTGTACCTCCAGGCCGCGCCGCCCGGCGCTGACGTAGATATTCGGGAAGTGCTGCGCCGATTCATCGATAAAGGTACGCAGGCGCTTCTTCTGCCCCAGCGGGCTGATGCCGCCAAGCAGGTAACCGGTAGCGCGCTGCGCAGCAGCTGGGTCGGCCATATCGGCTTTCTTCACCCCGGCGGCATGCGCCAAGGCTTTCAGATCAAGCGTACCGGCTACTGGCGCCACCGCCACCAGCAACTCGCCCTTTTCACTGGCGGCCAGCAGTGTCTTGAATACCCGGGCAGGCTCAAGACTGAGCTTTTCCGCCGCTTCCAGGCCATAGGAAGCCGCCTTGGGATCGTGGTGATAACTGTGCACCTGGTGCGCAGCCTTGG
Encoded here:
- the ybaK gene encoding Cys-tRNA(Pro) deacylase; its protein translation is MTPAIDLLKKAKAAHQVHSYHHDPKAASYGLEAAEKLSLEPARVFKTLLAASEKGELLVAVAPVAGTLDLKALAHAAGVKKADMADPAAAQRATGYLLGGISPLGQKKRLRTFIDESAQHFPNIYVSAGRRGLEVQLEAGVLAQLTQALFAPIGRG